The following are from one region of the Amycolatopsis sp. QT-25 genome:
- a CDS encoding ABC transporter ATP-binding protein has protein sequence MDNTWSLMNSAMKSADVPKGLHKGTLRRVARFARPHWRRLLVFLVLTVVSAVLAVSTPVLAGKVVDAIVGGHEVSLVVWLAVVIAALALIDAGLGLAERAQSSRIGEGIILDLRLAVYRHVQRMPVAFFTRTRTGALVSRLNNDVIGAQRTFTATLSGLVTNVIQLVLSLVVMMTLSWQVTLLALVLLPVFILPTRRLGRRMAALQREAGQLNASMTTQMTERFSAPGATLVKLFGDPEREAGDFGARAGRVRDIGVRTAMLTRWFLTSLTTVFALAQALVYGLGGYLALTGALAPGTVVALALLLTRLYSPLTALANVRVDVMTALVSFERVFEVLDLKPMIEEKPEPRRVPEGPVSVEFSDVRFGYPAADRYSLASLEDVSTLDHRGGEEVLHGISFRAEPGQMVALVGSSGAGKSTIASLLPRLYDVDAGSVRLSDVDVRDLGFAALRETVGVVTQDGHLFHDTIRANLEYARPGVADAEIWSALEKARLAELIRELPDGLETVVGERGYRLSGGERQRLTIARLLLAQPRVVVLDEATAHLDSQSEAAVGEALTDALDGRTALVIAHRLSTVRAADQILVIEHGEIVERGTHDELLAREGRYAALYLTQFSEEPAAA, from the coding sequence ATGGACAACACTTGGTCGCTGATGAACTCGGCGATGAAGTCGGCCGACGTTCCGAAGGGACTGCACAAGGGCACGCTGCGCCGCGTCGCGCGGTTCGCCAGGCCGCATTGGCGGAGACTGCTGGTGTTCCTGGTGCTCACCGTCGTCTCGGCGGTGCTGGCGGTGAGCACGCCGGTGCTGGCCGGGAAGGTGGTCGACGCGATCGTCGGCGGGCACGAGGTCTCGCTGGTGGTCTGGCTGGCCGTGGTGATCGCCGCGCTGGCGCTGATCGATGCCGGACTCGGGCTGGCGGAACGGGCGCAGTCGTCGAGGATCGGCGAGGGGATCATCCTCGACCTGAGGCTCGCGGTGTACCGGCACGTGCAGCGGATGCCGGTCGCGTTCTTCACGCGCACCCGCACCGGTGCGCTGGTGAGCAGGCTCAACAACGATGTCATCGGCGCGCAGCGCACGTTCACCGCGACCCTGTCCGGGTTGGTCACCAACGTGATCCAGCTCGTGCTTTCGCTGGTGGTCATGATGACGCTGTCCTGGCAGGTCACGCTGCTGGCGCTGGTGCTGCTGCCGGTGTTCATCCTGCCGACGCGGCGGCTCGGACGGCGGATGGCCGCGCTGCAGCGGGAAGCCGGCCAGCTCAACGCGTCGATGACCACGCAGATGACCGAACGGTTCTCCGCGCCGGGAGCGACACTGGTGAAGCTGTTCGGCGACCCGGAGCGCGAGGCGGGTGACTTCGGCGCGCGGGCCGGGCGGGTGCGCGACATCGGGGTGCGGACGGCGATGCTGACGCGCTGGTTCCTGACCAGCCTGACCACGGTCTTCGCGCTCGCGCAGGCCCTGGTCTACGGGCTGGGCGGCTACCTCGCCTTGACCGGGGCGCTCGCGCCGGGCACCGTCGTGGCGCTGGCGTTGCTGCTGACCAGGCTGTACTCGCCGCTCACCGCGCTGGCGAACGTCCGGGTGGACGTGATGACGGCGCTGGTGTCGTTCGAGCGGGTCTTCGAGGTGCTCGACCTCAAGCCGATGATCGAAGAGAAGCCGGAGCCGCGCCGCGTTCCCGAAGGACCGGTTTCGGTGGAGTTCTCGGACGTCCGGTTCGGTTATCCCGCGGCGGACCGGTACTCGCTGGCGTCACTGGAAGACGTGTCCACTTTGGATCACCGGGGCGGGGAAGAGGTGTTGCACGGCATCAGCTTCCGCGCCGAACCGGGACAGATGGTGGCATTGGTCGGTTCGTCCGGGGCGGGTAAGTCGACGATCGCCTCGCTGCTGCCGCGGCTCTACGACGTCGACGCCGGATCGGTCCGGTTGTCCGATGTGGACGTTCGGGACCTGGGTTTCGCCGCCCTGCGGGAAACCGTCGGCGTGGTGACCCAGGACGGGCATCTCTTCCACGACACGATCCGGGCGAACCTCGAATACGCGCGGCCCGGCGTCGCCGACGCCGAGATCTGGTCGGCCTTGGAGAAGGCGCGCCTGGCCGAGCTGATCCGGGAGCTGCCCGACGGGCTGGAGACCGTGGTGGGGGAGCGGGGTTACCGGCTCTCCGGCGGGGAACGGCAGCGGCTGACCATCGCGCGGCTCCTGCTGGCGCAGCCGAGGGTCGTCGTCCTCGACGAGGCGACCGCGCATCTGGACTCGCAGTCCGAGGCCGCCGTGGGCGAGGCGCTGACCGACGCGCTCGACGGGCGGACCGCGCTGGTCATCGCGCACCGGTTGTCGACGGTGCGGGCGGCGGACCAGATCCTGGTGATCGAGCACGGGGAGATCGTCGAGCGGGGAACGCACGACGAGCTCCTCGCGCGGGAAGGGCGCTACGCGGCGCTGTACCTGACGCAGTTCTCGGAGGAGCCCGCGGCCGCCTGA
- a CDS encoding sugar isomerase domain-containing protein gives MVSTTERCADVAERLAEAERGNAAQIRKSAELILGVIRADALVFTAGAGHSLAAVAETFYRAGGLACVYPVYHPELLPLHGAQHSTKTERRSGLAEEVLAERAPGPDDLLVVFSTSGVNPYPVELAAGARKRGASVIAVSSAASVAAAPRRAATTLIEEASIVLDSHVRPGDSSYPPDAPRTAPLSTVINAFLWNLVLAEVVDLGAAQGVDVPLWRSSNVDGGDEANAALLAKYGERVPALR, from the coding sequence GTGGTGAGCACCACCGAACGTTGTGCAGACGTCGCCGAACGGCTCGCGGAAGCCGAACGGGGCAACGCGGCGCAGATCCGGAAATCGGCCGAGCTGATCCTGGGGGTCATCCGGGCGGATGCCCTGGTGTTCACCGCCGGCGCCGGGCATTCGCTGGCCGCGGTCGCCGAGACCTTCTATCGCGCGGGCGGGCTCGCCTGCGTGTACCCGGTCTACCACCCCGAACTGCTGCCGCTGCACGGCGCGCAGCACAGCACCAAGACCGAGCGCCGCTCCGGGCTCGCCGAAGAGGTGCTGGCCGAGCGCGCGCCGGGGCCGGACGATCTGCTGGTGGTGTTCTCGACCTCGGGTGTCAACCCGTACCCGGTCGAACTGGCCGCCGGGGCGCGGAAGCGCGGGGCGTCGGTCATCGCGGTGAGTTCGGCCGCGTCCGTGGCCGCGGCGCCCAGACGCGCGGCGACGACGCTGATCGAAGAGGCGAGCATCGTGCTCGACTCCCACGTCCGCCCCGGCGACTCGAGTTACCCGCCGGACGCGCCGCGGACCGCGCCACTGTCCACCGTGATCAACGCGTTCCTGTGGAACCTGGTCCTGGCCGAGGTCGTGGACCTCGGCGCGGCGCAGGGCGTCGACGTCCCGCTGTGGCGCAGTTCCAACGTGGACGGCGGCGACGAGGCCAACGCCGCGCTGCTGGCCAAATACGGTGAGCGGGTCCCCGCCCTCCGGTGA
- a CDS encoding helix-turn-helix domain-containing protein → MADLKKGARITGNTRDKLAADLKKKYEKGSSIRALAESTGRSYGFVHRVLSESGVQLRGRGGATRVKKK, encoded by the coding sequence GTGGCTGATCTCAAGAAAGGCGCGCGGATCACCGGCAACACGCGTGACAAGCTGGCCGCTGACCTGAAGAAGAAATACGAGAAGGGCTCGAGCATCCGCGCCCTCGCGGAGTCCACGGGTCGCTCGTACGGGTTCGTGCACCGGGTTCTCTCGGAGTCCGGCGTCCAGCTGCGCGGCCGTGGCGGTGCCACCAGGGTCAAGAAGAAGTAG
- a CDS encoding glycosyltransferase 87 family protein, protein MTMDPDRRRLTTDLVFYTGCLVFAVLNTVVAEFYGYRVWANFAVAGYGLAVVHSGWLLVAARRGERLPGALGSRWLGIGAIGLFAMILPLGMLVIRRLTGVDWLVTPNSWAAQPEVWVIERSAKLLLENGTPYVDVTALGRAVEVNDYTPYGPVMTVFGLPRAFFGGGPIANALTDARWMFALAAVTCVLLTLRLLKWPKIPVSAAQLALACPLTALTWAVAGPDLAIAGLLVLSFALATTGRAVLSGLVLALVISAKLIVAPAIVVLGVLVITRRGPRALTGFAAALVVTTLALHVPVYLVDPRAFVEHVFRFPLGIGVLESPAASPLPGHLIASLGPVGTAVSFALLGIAAVAILIWLLRRPPATGSDALLRMAVGLVALIMLTPATRYGYLVYPLVLLGARLAFLAAESREPAVPGKGTAPPAQQSATSS, encoded by the coding sequence GTGACCATGGACCCCGACCGGCGACGACTGACCACGGACCTGGTGTTCTACACGGGCTGCCTTGTCTTCGCCGTCCTGAACACGGTCGTCGCGGAATTCTACGGCTATCGCGTGTGGGCAAATTTCGCTGTAGCAGGTTACGGTCTCGCCGTAGTCCACTCCGGCTGGCTGCTGGTCGCCGCCCGGCGCGGCGAACGCCTGCCCGGCGCGCTCGGTTCGCGGTGGCTCGGTATCGGGGCGATCGGCCTGTTCGCGATGATCCTTCCGTTGGGAATGCTCGTCATTCGCCGTCTGACCGGAGTGGACTGGCTTGTCACGCCGAATTCGTGGGCCGCCCAGCCCGAGGTCTGGGTGATCGAACGGTCGGCGAAACTCCTTCTGGAGAACGGAACCCCGTACGTCGACGTCACCGCGCTCGGTCGCGCGGTGGAAGTAAACGATTACACGCCATACGGTCCGGTGATGACCGTCTTCGGCCTGCCGCGCGCCTTTTTCGGCGGCGGACCGATCGCGAACGCCCTCACCGACGCGCGCTGGATGTTCGCGCTGGCGGCCGTCACGTGCGTATTGCTGACGCTGCGGCTGCTGAAGTGGCCGAAAATACCGGTCAGTGCGGCGCAACTCGCGCTCGCCTGCCCGCTGACGGCGCTGACCTGGGCCGTCGCCGGCCCGGATCTGGCCATCGCCGGCCTGCTGGTGCTGTCCTTCGCGCTGGCCACGACCGGCCGGGCGGTGCTGTCGGGTCTGGTGCTGGCACTGGTGATCAGCGCGAAACTCATCGTCGCGCCCGCGATCGTGGTGCTGGGTGTCCTGGTGATCACCCGGCGTGGTCCTCGCGCGCTGACCGGATTCGCCGCGGCGCTCGTGGTGACGACCCTGGCCCTGCACGTACCCGTCTACCTGGTCGACCCCCGGGCGTTCGTCGAGCACGTCTTCCGGTTCCCGCTGGGAATCGGCGTGCTCGAGTCACCGGCGGCGAGCCCGTTGCCCGGTCATCTCATCGCCTCGCTCGGCCCGGTGGGCACGGCGGTTTCCTTCGCCCTGCTCGGGATCGCGGCCGTCGCCATCCTGATCTGGCTGCTGCGCCGTCCTCCCGCGACCGGCTCGGACGCGCTGCTGCGCATGGCCGTCGGGCTCGTCGCGCTCATCATGCTCACTCCGGCGACCAGGTACGGGTACCTGGTTTATCCGCTGGTTTTGCTCGGCGCCAGGCTGGCCTTCCTGGCCGCGGAAAGCCGTGAACCAGCGGTCCCCGGAAAGGGAACTGCGCCCCCCGCGCAGCAGTCCGCTACTTCCTCGTGA
- a CDS encoding S8 family serine peptidase, translating into MLTAGTAALVTALGLVSPPVAVAESGSSPDAFSANTVRQIEALQSIKKSQHIGESKVDSRLLVEQKLRAQRMPASAVPALGSGANVSAAGTVLVDIRGQVSEELLKGLRESGAGIRAVSQRYGSVRAEVPLNAVPAIAGRADVKKVETANEAFTARQLAEPATAGKREGKEQKAVRIADELKKALDAKGRPGIAAGPLTSEGDRAHNADTARQQFGVTGVGTKICALSDGIDSLATSQARGELPAGVDVIPGQEGDGDEGTAMLEIIHDLAPNASLGFASAFNSDAGFADNIRKLRFDAGCDVIVDDVLYFKESPFQDWIIAQAVNDVTADGALYFSSAGNEGNVADGTSGHWEGDFVDSGKGVGKFAGTAHDFAGAAGNQIFEPISDASSARIPVTLFWSDPLGASNNDYDLYLLNAAGDVVDFSQDNQTGTQDAYERVDTPAAGGIGLRLAIVKFSGEGRYLSLSALRGRFSDSADGLKAYTSPGVTVGHSAARDAFSVAAAPAAKAFPRALEPGDPANPAGPFPGAFGAATKVERFTSDGPRRMFYQADGTPITPGNVSGTGGEVRAKPDITAADGVSTSVTGFTTFYGTSAAAPHAAAIAGLVLSGNPGLPPADVREALVNTAVDILTPGRDNSSGAGVILADKVLAYTGASPQPLASAGRPTVTPADGGSALDPGDTAKVTLPVTNRGDGTATSTSVVLSSPTPGVTVAPRSKSYGTISPGQTGVNDFTITVPATQELGVPVVLNARVTFAGSYSPTTSTFSLPVGTPSPVSRDFAYTGAALAIPDSDPTGVTVPIEVSGVGRASKLTFSVDGAVCNADQASTTVGIDHSYAGDLVGTLTSPSGAKATVFQRSGGSGNNLCQVVFADNAATAFSSVSAANAPFTGTYKPAQPLGGLAAGTADGIWKFTAVDVAGGDTGSIRSISLHINGFVQPAAVERPAGVGRSVGRGPVKPV; encoded by the coding sequence ATCCTGACCGCGGGCACCGCTGCCCTCGTCACCGCGCTGGGCCTGGTGAGCCCGCCCGTCGCGGTGGCGGAAAGCGGCTCGTCCCCGGACGCGTTCTCGGCGAACACCGTCCGGCAGATCGAGGCCCTGCAGTCGATCAAGAAGAGCCAGCACATCGGTGAGTCCAAAGTGGACAGCCGATTGCTCGTCGAACAGAAACTCCGCGCTCAGCGGATGCCGGCTTCCGCGGTTCCCGCACTGGGGTCTGGGGCGAACGTCTCCGCGGCCGGCACCGTACTCGTGGACATCCGGGGCCAGGTCTCGGAAGAACTCCTCAAGGGACTGCGTGAATCCGGTGCGGGAATTCGCGCGGTGTCGCAGCGCTACGGCAGTGTGCGTGCCGAGGTTCCGCTGAACGCGGTCCCGGCGATCGCGGGCCGCGCCGACGTCAAGAAGGTCGAGACCGCCAACGAGGCGTTCACCGCCCGGCAGCTCGCCGAGCCCGCCACCGCGGGCAAACGGGAGGGCAAGGAACAGAAGGCCGTCCGGATCGCCGACGAGCTGAAGAAAGCCCTCGACGCCAAGGGACGGCCCGGCATCGCGGCAGGACCGCTCACCAGCGAGGGCGACCGCGCGCACAACGCCGACACCGCCCGACAGCAGTTCGGCGTCACCGGGGTGGGCACCAAGATCTGCGCGCTGTCCGACGGCATCGACTCGCTCGCGACGTCACAAGCGCGCGGCGAACTCCCGGCGGGCGTCGATGTGATCCCCGGCCAGGAAGGTGACGGCGACGAGGGCACCGCGATGCTCGAGATCATCCACGATCTCGCGCCGAACGCGTCGCTCGGTTTCGCCAGCGCGTTCAACTCCGACGCCGGTTTCGCCGACAACATCCGCAAGCTGCGGTTCGACGCGGGGTGCGACGTCATCGTCGACGACGTCCTGTACTTCAAGGAATCGCCGTTCCAGGACTGGATCATCGCCCAGGCCGTGAACGACGTGACCGCCGATGGTGCGCTCTACTTCTCCTCCGCGGGTAACGAGGGCAACGTCGCCGACGGCACCTCGGGCCACTGGGAAGGCGACTTCGTCGACTCCGGCAAGGGCGTCGGCAAGTTCGCCGGTACCGCGCACGATTTCGCCGGTGCCGCGGGCAACCAGATCTTCGAGCCGATTTCGGACGCCTCCTCGGCGCGGATTCCGGTCACGCTGTTCTGGTCGGACCCGCTGGGCGCCTCGAACAACGACTACGACCTGTACCTGCTGAACGCGGCGGGCGACGTCGTGGACTTCAGCCAGGACAACCAGACCGGCACCCAGGACGCCTACGAGCGGGTGGACACGCCCGCCGCCGGCGGCATCGGGCTCCGGCTGGCCATCGTCAAGTTCTCCGGTGAAGGCCGTTACCTTTCGCTTTCCGCTCTGCGGGGCCGTTTCTCCGACTCGGCCGATGGTCTCAAGGCCTACACCAGCCCTGGCGTGACCGTGGGCCACTCGGCCGCGCGGGACGCGTTCAGCGTCGCGGCGGCCCCGGCGGCCAAGGCGTTCCCGCGTGCGCTCGAACCGGGCGACCCGGCCAACCCGGCGGGCCCGTTCCCCGGTGCCTTCGGCGCCGCCACGAAGGTCGAACGGTTCACTTCGGACGGTCCGCGGCGAATGTTCTACCAGGCCGACGGCACGCCGATCACCCCGGGCAACGTGTCCGGGACCGGTGGTGAGGTCCGCGCCAAGCCGGACATCACCGCGGCCGACGGCGTCTCCACCAGCGTCACCGGCTTCACCACCTTCTACGGTACGTCGGCCGCCGCCCCGCACGCCGCCGCGATCGCGGGCCTGGTGCTTTCGGGCAATCCGGGGCTGCCCCCGGCCGACGTACGCGAGGCGCTCGTCAACACCGCCGTCGACATCCTGACCCCGGGCCGCGACAACTCCAGCGGCGCGGGCGTCATCCTCGCCGACAAGGTGCTCGCCTACACCGGTGCCAGCCCGCAACCGCTCGCGTCTGCGGGCCGGCCGACGGTCACCCCGGCCGACGGCGGCTCCGCGCTCGACCCGGGCGACACCGCCAAGGTGACCCTGCCGGTGACCAACCGCGGCGACGGCACCGCGACGTCCACCAGTGTCGTGCTCTCCAGCCCGACCCCCGGTGTCACGGTGGCGCCGCGGTCGAAGTCGTACGGCACGATCAGCCCCGGCCAGACCGGCGTGAACGACTTCACCATCACCGTTCCCGCCACGCAGGAACTCGGGGTGCCGGTGGTGCTGAACGCGCGCGTGACCTTCGCGGGTTCGTACTCGCCGACGACCTCCACGTTCTCGCTGCCCGTCGGCACCCCGTCGCCGGTGTCGCGCGACTTCGCCTACACCGGTGCCGCCCTGGCGATCCCGGACAGCGACCCGACCGGCGTGACCGTGCCGATCGAGGTGAGCGGGGTCGGGCGCGCGTCGAAGCTGACGTTCTCGGTGGACGGGGCGGTCTGCAACGCCGACCAGGCCTCGACGACGGTGGGCATCGACCACTCGTATGCCGGCGACCTGGTCGGCACGCTGACGTCACCCTCGGGTGCCAAGGCGACCGTGTTCCAGCGCAGCGGCGGCTCGGGCAACAACCTGTGCCAGGTCGTCTTCGCCGACAACGCGGCCACCGCGTTCAGCTCGGTGAGCGCGGCGAACGCGCCGTTCACCGGCACCTACAAGCCGGCGCAGCCGCTCGGGGGCCTGGCCGCCGGTACGGCCGACGGCATTTGGAAGTTCACCGCGGTGGACGTCGCCGGTGGCGACACCGGGTCGATCCGCTCGATCTCCTTGCACATCAACGGTTTCGTCCAGCCCGCCGCGGTTGAACGGCCCGCGGGCGTGGGGAGGTCGGTCGGACGTGGTCCGGTGAAGCCGGTCTAG
- a CDS encoding acVLRF1 family peptidyl-tRNA hydrolase, translating to MAKERQVAGGGRAVEVAPDRLEGWYARFAVRNDGVRSTELAADTVTVTADNGVVAVASVPFEPLNAEGTVPGLAVGPLIGHALLSRRIALLLVRRGGHSVGIARGGVVVQSRTDRHRVQGRSAAGGWSQQRFARRREGQARTALRSAAEDAFDVLVPQLSRVDAVVLGGDRRALETLREDRRLAPLFQRAERRVLDIAEPRRTVLEDAAERAVAVEITLSGP from the coding sequence ATGGCGAAGGAGCGGCAGGTGGCGGGCGGGGGCCGGGCGGTCGAGGTCGCCCCGGACCGCCTCGAAGGCTGGTACGCCCGCTTCGCCGTCCGCAACGACGGCGTTCGCTCGACGGAACTCGCGGCGGACACCGTCACGGTCACCGCGGACAACGGCGTCGTCGCCGTCGCGAGCGTTCCGTTCGAACCGCTGAACGCCGAAGGAACCGTGCCAGGTCTCGCCGTCGGCCCGCTCATCGGGCACGCACTCCTCTCCCGACGGATCGCGCTCCTGCTGGTGCGCCGCGGCGGGCACAGTGTCGGGATCGCGCGCGGGGGAGTGGTCGTCCAGTCCAGGACGGACCGGCATCGGGTCCAAGGCCGGTCCGCGGCGGGTGGCTGGTCGCAGCAGCGATTCGCGCGGCGCAGGGAAGGACAAGCACGCACAGCGCTTCGGTCCGCCGCGGAGGACGCTTTCGACGTGCTCGTCCCGCAACTGTCCCGAGTGGACGCTGTGGTCCTCGGCGGCGACCGGCGGGCGCTGGAAACGCTCCGCGAGGACAGGCGGCTGGCACCGTTGTTCCAGCGTGCCGAACGCCGTGTGCTCGACATCGCCGAACCGCGCCGCACGGTGCTCGAAGACGCGGCCGAACGGGCGGTCGCGGTGGAGATCACCCTCTCCGGACCGTGA
- a CDS encoding alpha/beta fold hydrolase, with product MSEADPAVRTWRTRGQVKAVVLVLHGGAEHSHARVAPWRLAYQRMVPLAKDVHRAGRRHGVEVRLLRNRVYGWNDRGTDALADARRALERIHEQHPDAPVILVGHSMGGRVALRVADDPAVVGVCALAPWTPPGESIDALGGRAVLIAHGTKDRMTDPVASHAFAERAEKVASRSARFEIGGEGHAMLRRSRVWNRLVRAFIFELIEAGGIDETLSGAWDRPSSERLRIPV from the coding sequence GTGAGCGAGGCTGATCCCGCGGTGCGTACGTGGCGAACACGCGGCCAGGTGAAGGCCGTGGTGCTGGTACTGCACGGCGGCGCGGAGCACAGTCATGCCAGGGTGGCGCCGTGGCGGTTGGCGTACCAGCGGATGGTGCCGCTGGCGAAGGACGTCCACCGGGCGGGACGGCGGCACGGGGTCGAGGTGCGGCTGCTGCGCAACCGGGTCTACGGCTGGAACGACCGCGGTACCGACGCCCTCGCCGACGCGCGCCGGGCCTTGGAACGGATCCACGAGCAGCATCCGGACGCGCCGGTGATCCTCGTCGGCCATTCGATGGGCGGGCGGGTCGCCCTGCGCGTCGCCGACGATCCGGCCGTGGTCGGCGTCTGCGCGCTGGCGCCGTGGACACCACCGGGTGAATCCATCGACGCCCTCGGCGGTCGCGCCGTGCTCATCGCGCACGGGACCAAGGACCGGATGACCGATCCGGTGGCCTCGCATGCTTTCGCCGAACGCGCCGAAAAGGTGGCGTCGCGGTCCGCGCGGTTCGAGATCGGTGGCGAAGGGCACGCGATGCTACGCAGGTCTCGCGTCTGGAACCGCCTCGTACGGGCTTTCATCTTCGAGTTGATCGAAGCCGGGGGAATCGACGAAACACTGAGTGGGGCCTGGGACCGGCCGAGCTCGGAACGGCTGCGGATCCCGGTCTGA
- a CDS encoding ABC-F family ATP-binding cassette domain-containing protein, with amino-acid sequence MITASGLQLRAGSRILLDDTNVRIQQGDRIGLVGRNGAGKTTSLKVLAGEGEPYAGEVRRSGELGYLPQDPREGDLSVTAKDRVLSARGLDALLRNMEKAQTAMSELADEKERDKAVNRYSRLEERFASLGGYAAESEAARICSNLGLADRVLEQTLQTLSGGQRRRVELARILFAAAEAGAGGKSETILLLDEPTNHLDADSVNWLRGFLKQHDGGLVVISHDVELLADVVNKVWFLDATRGELDLYNMGWQRYLDARATDEKRRRRERANAEKKASALQQQAAKLGAKATKAVAAKNMARRAEQMLSALDETRQADKVARIKFPEPAPCGRTPLTAEGLSKSYGSLEIFTGVDLAIDRGSKVVVLGLNGAGKTTLLRLLGGMETPDTGETIPGHGLRLGYYAQEHETLDHDASVWENIRHLAPDTGAQELRNLLGSFLFTGEQLDQPAGTLSGGEKTRLALAGLVSSAANVLLLDEPTNNLDPASRAQVLDALRSFAGAVVLVTHDPGAVEALEPERVILLPDGTEDHWSADYLELVQLA; translated from the coding sequence GTGATCACGGCCTCTGGCCTGCAGCTGCGTGCGGGTTCGCGCATTCTGCTCGACGACACCAACGTCCGCATCCAGCAGGGCGACCGCATCGGCCTGGTCGGCCGCAACGGCGCCGGCAAGACCACCTCGCTCAAGGTGCTGGCGGGGGAGGGCGAGCCGTATGCCGGGGAGGTCCGCCGCAGCGGCGAGCTCGGCTACCTGCCGCAGGACCCCCGCGAGGGTGACCTGTCCGTCACCGCGAAGGACCGCGTGCTCTCCGCGCGCGGCCTCGACGCCCTGCTGCGCAACATGGAAAAAGCGCAGACCGCGATGTCGGAGCTGGCGGACGAGAAGGAACGCGACAAGGCGGTCAACCGCTACAGTCGGCTCGAAGAGCGTTTCGCGTCCCTCGGTGGCTACGCCGCCGAGAGCGAGGCCGCGCGGATCTGTTCCAACCTCGGCCTCGCCGACAGGGTGCTGGAGCAGACGCTGCAGACGCTGTCGGGTGGTCAGCGCCGACGCGTGGAGCTCGCCCGGATCCTGTTCGCCGCCGCCGAAGCGGGCGCGGGCGGCAAATCCGAGACGATCCTGCTGCTCGACGAGCCCACCAACCACCTCGACGCCGACTCCGTCAACTGGCTCCGCGGCTTCCTGAAGCAGCACGACGGCGGCCTCGTGGTGATCAGCCACGATGTCGAACTGCTCGCGGACGTGGTCAACAAGGTGTGGTTCCTCGACGCGACCCGCGGCGAACTCGACCTGTACAACATGGGCTGGCAGCGCTACCTCGACGCGCGCGCCACCGACGAGAAGCGTCGCCGCCGTGAGCGCGCGAACGCCGAGAAGAAGGCGTCCGCGCTGCAGCAGCAGGCCGCGAAACTGGGTGCCAAGGCGACGAAGGCCGTGGCCGCCAAGAACATGGCCCGCCGCGCCGAGCAGATGCTGTCCGCGCTCGACGAGACCCGCCAAGCCGACAAGGTCGCCCGGATCAAGTTCCCCGAACCCGCGCCGTGCGGCCGGACCCCGCTCACCGCGGAGGGCCTTTCGAAGTCCTACGGTTCGCTCGAGATCTTCACCGGAGTCGACCTCGCCATCGATCGCGGCTCGAAGGTCGTCGTACTCGGATTGAACGGCGCGGGAAAGACGACTTTGCTCCGGCTGCTCGGCGGAATGGAAACTCCGGATACCGGGGAGACCATTCCAGGTCACGGATTGCGTTTGGGCTATTACGCACAGGAACACGAAACGCTCGACCATGACGCGTCCGTGTGGGAAAATATCCGGCACCTCGCCCCGGATACGGGTGCGCAAGAGTTGCGGAACCTTCTCGGGTCGTTCCTCTTCACCGGTGAGCAACTCGATCAGCCCGCCGGCACCCTCTCCGGCGGTGAGAAGACGAGGCTCGCGCTCGCCGGTCTGGTGTCCAGCGCTGCCAACGTTTTGCTGCTCGACGAGCCGACGAACAACCTCGACCCGGCCAGCCGTGCCCAGGTCCTCGACGCTTTGCGCAGCTTCGCCGGCGCCGTCGTCCTGGTGACGCACGACCCGGGCGCCGTCGAGGCACTGGAGCCGGAACGCGTGATCCTGCTGCCGGACGGAACCGAGGACCATTGGTCGGCGGATTATCTGGAACTTGTCCAGCTTGCGTGA